The Nocardia sp. NBC_00508 nucleotide sequence CGAGTCCGGTTGGTCGTAGCTGGAATAGTCGAAGATCTCCTGGCACCGGATCGTGTCCACGGTGCTGCCGAGTCCACTGATCAGCAGTGGTAGCACGTCGTTGCCCCACCCGGGATCGACGCCGGAGACGAACAGCGACCCGCCGCCTTCGGCGATCGCGGCGAGCACCGGCTGGCGCACCTCAGGCGTGGCGTTGCGCGGGTCGTACAACGCGTAGAGCGCGGGCGTGACGACCACCGCGCCCGTGCGCAGTGCCCGCACGATGTCGGCGAGCGCGTCGTCGGGCCTGATATCGCCGGAAGCGGCATACACGACCGCTTCCGGGCCCGCCGCGAGCACACCGTCGATATCGTCGGTGGCCGCGACATCGAGCAAGTGGTCGCTGCCGCCCAGTTCGCCGGCGTCGCGGCCGATCTTGTCCGGATTGTGCACGAGCACCCCGGTCAGTCGCAGTGCTGGGTGGGCGTCGACGGCCCGGATGGCCGCCCGGCCGACATTGCCGGTGCCCCAGACCACCGTGGAGATCATCAATCGAGGGTAGCAAGCGCTTGGTCGGCTGTTCGGTGTTCTCCGAAAGCACTCGGAGAACTGATCCTCGCCCACTCCGGATTCCGCGGCCGAACGGGCGGTTCGCGAACCGTCGCGGCGATACGATGCCCCCATGGCGCACCCCGCCCCGCCGGTTCCGGGCGCGACGGTCGCATCGGGCCGCTCGCCTACCGAATCGCGGGGCACTGAAGTCGCCGAAGTGGTGGAGCGCTTCGCCGACGCGTGGCGCACGGCCACGACACCACCGGACTTGGCCGCCTACTTGCCCGACTCCGCCGCGATCCGCCGGGTGTCGCTGATCGAACTGATCAAGGTCGACCTGGCCAACCGATGGGGCCGCGGAGCCGCCCCGAAACGGCTGGCCGACTACGCCGAAGAACTGCCGGAACTACGCACGTGGCCGCTGCCACCGGATCTGATCTACGAGGAATTCCATGTCCGCAGGCACGCGGGCAGCTCGGTCGACGTCGCCGAGTACACCGCCGCGTACCCCGAGCAGGCCGACCAGCTCTCGGAGATGCTCGCGACCGACGACTACCACAGCACGCTGACGGTCGCGGCCGAACCGGCGAACCTCGACGAACTCGAAGCCGGACAGAAGATCGATGACTTCGACCTGATGACCGGTCTCGGACGCGGCGCCTTCGCCCGGGTCTTCCTGGCTCGGCAACGGTCGATGCAGCGACTGGTGGCGGTGAAGATCTCCCGTGACAAGGGCACCGAGCCGCAGACGCTGGCCCAGCTCGACCATGACTACATCGTGCGGGTCTTCGATCAGCGCGTGCTGCCAAGCCGGAAACTGCGCCTGCTGTATATGCAGTACGTCCCGGGCGGCACGCTGTTCACCGTGCTCGAGCGCGTCCGGGCGACACCGCCGGCGCGGCGCGGCGGCACGATGCTGCTGGCAGTCATCGATGAAGTACTCGCCGCGAAAGGGGAGATCCAGCCCAGCGAGTCGCCGCTGCGGGCGGAGCTGACCGGGTTGTCGTGGCCGGAAACCGTCGCGTGGCTCGGGCGCCGCGTGGCCGACGCGCTCGACTACGCGGGCCGGGCGGGCGTGCTGCACCGCGACGTCAAACCGGCCAATGTCCTGCTCACCGCCGACGGCGTCCCCAAGCTTGCCGATTTCAATATCAGCTTCAGCGGCAACGTCTCCGGCGACAGCCCGGTCGCCTACTTCGGCGGTTCGCTGGCGTACATGTCGCCGGAGCAACTCGCCGCCTTACACCCGGACCTGCCGACCTCGGCCGAGGATCTCGATACCCGCAGCGATCTCTTCGCTTTGGCCGTCGTGCTCTGGGAATTGCTCACCGGCCGCAAGCCTTTCGACGACGACGCGGTGACCGGCGGTGACCGTACCGCCCTGGACGGGATGCTGGAGCGCCGAGCGCACAGCCCGCAGGCGCTGCCCTACACGGATCTGCCACCGG carries:
- a CDS encoding serine/threonine-protein kinase; translated protein: MAHPAPPVPGATVASGRSPTESRGTEVAEVVERFADAWRTATTPPDLAAYLPDSAAIRRVSLIELIKVDLANRWGRGAAPKRLADYAEELPELRTWPLPPDLIYEEFHVRRHAGSSVDVAEYTAAYPEQADQLSEMLATDDYHSTLTVAAEPANLDELEAGQKIDDFDLMTGLGRGAFARVFLARQRSMQRLVAVKISRDKGTEPQTLAQLDHDYIVRVFDQRVLPSRKLRLLYMQYVPGGTLFTVLERVRATPPARRGGTMLLAVIDEVLAAKGEIQPSESPLRAELTGLSWPETVAWLGRRVADALDYAGRAGVLHRDVKPANVLLTADGVPKLADFNISFSGNVSGDSPVAYFGGSLAYMSPEQLAALHPDLPTSAEDLDTRSDLFALAVVLWELLTGRKPFDDDAVTGGDRTALDGMLERRAHSPQALPYTDLPPDCPAALQRALVRALDPEPANRWSCGADMAQQLAVCLDARARDLVDPPPGSWRLRSRLLMHPIMALAIAVPNALAILYSYNHNRTLIIDKLDAQAQQRFDQIALMTYAVCFLIGFVVTNLLIAGLWSIARGLRKGKSYAPEALAGARADTLQLGRRNVLTCFALWAIAGVVVPVSVRVSGNQITAASYVHFFITQIVCGAIAMAYPYFMVTFYAVRSLYPMFLPHGGLGAEDAHRLRQLDASSTYFLAVAAAVPLLGVAGVTFIPAEDIPAVIVPLRVLCVGSALAFVGVYWLFRMLEKDLAALERLAAARR